CCCGGCGGCTTGTTCAACTTTCGCTTCAACTGGTCCGCCAGCGCGGCGGGTCCGTTCTCGGGTGCGTGCTGAACAACTTGGAGTTTGGCAGAGTGGGGTACTACTACTACTCGACCTATTACGGATATTATGGGTATGACTACGGGTACGAACCTTCGCCGTCCGCGGTGTCAACGTCACGTCGAACAGGGTAGGAGCGAACCCTAACCATGTTGCTTCACCGCGGACAACGGATTTCACTTCGCCGTGTCGCTCTGATCGCCAGCGACATTGTGGGAATCGTTGCGGCCATCTGGTTGTCCGCCTTGTTGCGCCTTGGCCCCGAACAGGGTGCGGATTTCATGGAACAAAACATCGGCTCGATTTTGGCGTCGGTTCTGATCAGTCTGGTCGTGTTTTATGCCGTTGGCATGTACGAGCGCGAAGCCCTCATCAAGCGCCATGCCTCCTATTCGCTTCCCTTTCTCGGCGCGGCGCTCGCCCTGGTCGTGATAATCCTCATTTTTTATGCTCGGTTTCAATCTCAGGTCGGCCGCGGGATTCTGCTGTTGAGCGGGGTCTTTATCTTCTTCTTCGCTTGGGCGTCCCGCGCGGCCTATCGCGCCATCATCCGCAGCGGCATGTTATCCAAAAATGCTATGGTCATCGGAGACGGCCAGGAGGCGGTTGAAGCAGTTCGGCTGATTCGTTCTGCTCCTGACGCGGGCCTTCGCATCCGAGGCATTGTTGCCGCGCATCGAATTCAGCCGGGAACCCTCATCGCAGGGGTCCCCGTCGTCGGGCAAATCGAGAGAATCCGGGAACTTGCGGATGCTTTCGAAGTGGAAACGCTGATCGTCGCCACATCCCTATCCCGCGAACCTGCCGTGCTGAGGATGCTGCGCCCATTGCGGTGTTCGGGGATCGAAATGATCGATTACGTCTCTCTTCATGAGCAATTGGCCCAGGAAATCCCGATCGATCACATCAACGACGAATGGCTGATGAGCGCCGCGATGAACAGTTCCGTTATCCACATTCGGAAAATCAAACGGATTCTGGATTTTTCGGTCGCCCTGGTCGGTCTGCTTGTGGGAGCTCCAATCATGGCGTTGACAGCGCTCCTGATCCGGCTCGATTCGAAAGGCCCGATCCTGTACCGACAGCAGCGCGCGGGATTGAGCGGCCGGATCATCACGGTCCTCAAATTCCGGTCGATGCGAACGGATGCCGAGGCGCAAACCGGCGCCGTGTGGTCGGGTCTCGTCGACCCGCGGGTGACCCGAGTGGGGCGTTTCATCCGCAAATGGCGCATCGACGAACTGCCTCAGCTCATCAATGTTCTCCGCGGGGAGATGAGTCTTGTCGGGCCGCGCCCTGAGCGGCCTGAATTCATCGAGATGCTGGCTTCGGCGATTCCATTTTACCGCGAACGGCTGATGGTGCCTCCCGGGATTACCGGCTGGGCTCAGGTCAAATATCCTTATGCGGCAAGCATTGAAGCGGCGCGCCGGAAGCTGCAGTACGACCTTTATTACATCAAGCACATGAGTTTATTTCTCGACCTTCTAATTCTCCTGCGGACGTTCAAGACGATTATCATGGGTCTCCGACACAGCGAGGAAGAGGTCATCGAAACCGGGCCTCGGGGCGAATTGAGTGTCCTCCCGCAGCCCGTGCAGGGAAAAGCGGTCGAAACGGCATGAACAGCCGTTCCGTTTCCGCGGCCTGCCCGGTCGACTTCGAGGTGTTGCCCGATCCCGTGCGATGGGTTGTGGTCCATACGCGCCCGCGGCGCGAGAAAAAACTCGCCGATGCGGCAATGCGCGCCGGTATCCATGTTTACCTTCCGCTTCGGGCGCGCACGCATCAATACGGCAATCGGAAGCGAACCTTTGAGTCGCCACTTTTTTCCGGTTACGTCTTCTGCCGCGGCGACATGGCCCAACGCCGATGGCTTCGCCAGAACCAAAATGTCGCCAACCTTCTCGACGTTGTCGCCCAACAGGAGCTTGCTCGGCAGCTCGAGCAAATTCATTTGGCGCTCGAGTCCAACCTTCTGGTCGATGTGATGCCCTTTTTGGAGGCCGGGCGGCGCGTCAAGATTACGGCCGGCCCCTTGAAGGGTTGCGAAGGGATTGTGATTCGGATGAGCGGCCGCGCGCGAGTTGTTCTCAACGTCGATGTTATCCGCCAGGCGGCAGTGCTCGAAGTCGACAGTTCCGTCTTGGCGCCCCTGTCGTAGATACATGTGGATTCAGCTTCGAAATTGGGCCGCTGGCGCGATGCCGCCGGCAGTCCGTCAAATGGCGCGAGAATGGTATTATCCGCGAAAAATCGCCCGTTATTCGGCGGCTGACTGGCTCCCCGCAGATGGCGTCCACCGGCTCGTCTCCGCTGGCTCGGTCGTCGTCGATGCCGGTGCGAATGTCGGATACATCACGGCCACGCTCGCCCGCTGGGTGGGTCCGGAGGGCCGTGTTCACAGCTTCGAACCCGTGCCATCCACATTTGCCGTCCTGCGGCGGACCGTGGAACACCTGCGCCTAGGGAACGTTATTCTGCACCCCTGCGCACTCTCGGATTCCGCCGGCGAGGCGAAGGTCCATATTCCA
This window of the Kiritimatiellia bacterium genome carries:
- a CDS encoding sugar transferase encodes the protein MLLHRGQRISLRRVALIASDIVGIVAAIWLSALLRLGPEQGADFMEQNIGSILASVLISLVVFYAVGMYEREALIKRHASYSLPFLGAALALVVIILIFYARFQSQVGRGILLLSGVFIFFFAWASRAAYRAIIRSGMLSKNAMVIGDGQEAVEAVRLIRSAPDAGLRIRGIVAAHRIQPGTLIAGVPVVGQIERIRELADAFEVETLIVATSLSREPAVLRMLRPLRCSGIEMIDYVSLHEQLAQEIPIDHINDEWLMSAAMNSSVIHIRKIKRILDFSVALVGLLVGAPIMALTALLIRLDSKGPILYRQQRAGLSGRIITVLKFRSMRTDAEAQTGAVWSGLVDPRVTRVGRFIRKWRIDELPQLINVLRGEMSLVGPRPERPEFIEMLASAIPFYRERLMVPPGITGWAQVKYPYAASIEAARRKLQYDLYYIKHMSLFLDLLILLRTFKTIIMGLRHSEEEVIETGPRGELSVLPQPVQGKAVETA